The following proteins come from a genomic window of Actinomarinicola tropica:
- a CDS encoding lipase family protein produces the protein MGGEHGGRPTTASAWRLPLGVRAVLGVVAVLIGGWLLPRPVAALAVVVWLLSAALVVQGLRLLLAARSHAALAAPSAAALVVGGAGMAWPEHAVRVLAVVVPLAVIGAGIAAIVRRRGTTRPVRASAVAAGLAAILLGGVALRWPDLTAVGIGVLGAILLVVGGVRELVAAAGLVPPRPGRRVLRVAAPVGAVVSLVVAVALAGASVVLHRGEPTVPSFYATPDDVPDEAGRLVRVEPYLDVPAGAEGWRILYTTTGIGGRPALSSGVVVAPIERQGARPVVTWAHGSTGVDRTCAPSLLDEGLEAGAFFLDEEVVDQGWVLVASDYVGLGTEGPHPYLVGGATAPAVLDAVRAARELDGLDLADETVVWGHSQGGAVALWTGQDGPGDADELGVVGIAALAPVSDVGDMVDVLDVTSGGSIFAAYVVTGYDAAYDDVVRDDHVVPTGRLVVDGLAGRCLAEPQIAVSAITSLATEMTPFTGVGEGTLAARLAENVPDGPYDVPLLVAQGGVDLLVRTDMQERFVARLCAQGEDVELRTYEGLGHVALVEEPSPLVPDLLRWTAARFEGEPTDAACGP, from the coding sequence ATGGGTGGAGAGCACGGTGGTCGCCCGACCACAGCGTCGGCGTGGCGGCTACCGCTCGGCGTCCGTGCCGTCCTCGGCGTCGTCGCGGTCCTGATCGGCGGCTGGCTCCTCCCGCGGCCGGTGGCGGCCTTGGCGGTGGTCGTGTGGCTCCTCTCCGCTGCGCTGGTGGTCCAGGGCCTGCGGCTGCTGCTCGCCGCGCGGTCGCACGCCGCCCTCGCCGCTCCGTCCGCGGCCGCCCTCGTCGTCGGCGGTGCGGGCATGGCGTGGCCCGAGCACGCCGTCCGCGTGCTGGCCGTCGTCGTCCCCCTCGCCGTCATCGGCGCCGGGATCGCCGCGATCGTCCGCCGGCGTGGGACCACGCGCCCCGTGCGGGCATCGGCGGTGGCGGCGGGGCTCGCCGCGATCCTCCTCGGTGGCGTGGCCCTGCGCTGGCCGGACCTCACCGCCGTGGGCATCGGGGTGCTCGGGGCGATCCTGCTGGTCGTCGGCGGCGTGCGGGAGCTGGTGGCGGCGGCCGGGCTCGTCCCGCCCCGGCCCGGGCGTCGGGTGCTCCGGGTCGCGGCGCCCGTCGGCGCCGTCGTGTCGCTCGTCGTCGCCGTGGCGCTCGCCGGGGCCTCCGTCGTGCTCCACCGGGGTGAGCCCACTGTCCCCTCCTTCTACGCCACGCCCGACGACGTCCCCGACGAGGCCGGTCGCCTCGTGCGCGTCGAGCCGTACCTCGACGTGCCGGCCGGCGCCGAGGGGTGGCGGATCCTCTACACGACGACGGGCATCGGCGGTCGCCCCGCGCTCTCGAGCGGCGTCGTCGTCGCGCCGATCGAGCGGCAGGGTGCCCGACCCGTCGTCACGTGGGCGCACGGGTCGACAGGTGTGGACCGGACCTGCGCCCCGTCGCTGCTCGACGAGGGGCTGGAGGCCGGCGCGTTCTTCCTCGACGAGGAGGTCGTCGACCAGGGCTGGGTCCTCGTCGCCTCGGACTACGTGGGTCTGGGCACCGAGGGCCCGCACCCCTACCTGGTGGGCGGGGCCACCGCCCCGGCCGTGCTCGACGCCGTCCGTGCCGCGCGTGAGCTGGACGGGCTCGACCTGGCCGACGAGACGGTGGTGTGGGGCCACTCCCAGGGGGGTGCTGTGGCGCTGTGGACCGGTCAGGACGGGCCCGGCGACGCCGACGAGCTCGGCGTCGTGGGCATCGCCGCCCTGGCACCGGTGTCGGACGTCGGCGACATGGTCGACGTGCTCGACGTGACCTCTGGCGGGAGCATCTTCGCCGCCTACGTCGTGACCGGGTACGACGCGGCCTACGACGACGTCGTCCGCGACGACCACGTGGTGCCGACCGGGCGCCTGGTCGTCGACGGCCTGGCCGGCCGGTGCCTGGCCGAGCCGCAGATCGCCGTGTCGGCCATCACGTCGCTCGCCACCGAGATGACGCCGTTCACCGGCGTGGGGGAGGGGACGCTGGCCGCCCGGCTGGCCGAGAACGTCCCCGACGGCCCCTACGACGTGCCGCTGCTCGTCGCGCAGGGAGGCGTCGACCTGCTCGTGCGCACCGACATGCAGGAGCGCTTCGTCGCCCGGCTCTGCGCCCAGGGCGAGGACGTCGAGCTGCGCACCTACGAGGGACTCGGCCACGTGGCGCTCGTCGAGGAGCCCTCGCCCCTCGTGCCCGACCTCCTCCGGTGGACCGCGGCCCGGTTCGAGGGAGAACCGACCGACGCGGCCTGCGGGCCGTGA